A single Osmerus mordax isolate fOsmMor3 chromosome 9, fOsmMor3.pri, whole genome shotgun sequence DNA region contains:
- the eml5 gene encoding echinoderm microtubule-associated protein-like 5 isoform X1, whose product MADRTAPNCHLRLEWVYGYRGHQCRNNLYYTAAKEIVYFVAGVGVVYNTREHKQKFYLGHNDDIISLALHPERVLVATGQVGKEPYICVWDSYTVQTVSILKDVHSHGIACLAFDLEGQCLVSVGLDSKNTICVWDWRRGRVLAAAPGHTDRIFDISWDLYQPSKLVSCGVKHIKFWSLCGNALTPKRGVFGKTGDLQTILCLACAKDEVTYSGALNGDIYVWKGINLLRTVQGAHGSGIFSMNACEEGFATGGRDGCVRLWDLSFKPITVMDLKETDQGYKGLSVRSVCWRGDHILVGTQDSEIFEVVVHDRTKPFLIMQGHCEGELWALAVHPTKPLAMTGSDDRSVRIWSLIDHALIARCNMEEPIRCAAVSTDGIHLALGMKDGSFTVLRVRDMTEVVHIKDRKEAIHELKYSPDGAHLAVGSNDNSVDVYGVVQRYKKVGECIGSCSFITHMDWSTDSKYLQTNDGSGRRLFYRMPSGKEIANREDLKMVQWSSWTCVLGPEVNGIWPKYSEINDINSVDANFNNQVLVTADDYGLVKLLRYPCIRKGAKFKKYLGHSAHITNARWSHDYQWVITIGGADHSVFQWKFVPERKSKEALHIAPQESLADSNSEESDSDQSDVPEMDSEIEQETQLTYRRQVYKEDLPQLKEQCREKHRALAMKKRERAPGSGVKLHFIHGYRGYDCRSNLFYTQTGEIVYHVAAVGVVYNRQQNTQRFYMCHDDDILCLAIHPLKDYVATGQVGRDSSIHIWDTEVLKPMSVLKGSHQLGVCALDFSADGKRLASVGLDDNHTIVLWDWRKGEKLSAIRGSKDKIFVVKINPYMADKLITAGVKHMKFWHKAGGGLIGRKGNMGKTETMMCAVYGWTEETVFSGTCTGDICIWRDMFLVKTVKAHDGPVFSMHALEKGFVTGGKDGIVALWDDTFERCLKTYAIKRAVLAPGSKGLLLEDNPSIRAISLGHGHILVGTKNGEILEVDKSGPITLLVQGHMEGEVWGLATHPHLPLCATVSDDKTLRIWDLSPSHCMLAVRKLRKGGRCCCFSPDGKALAVGLNDGSFLIVNADTLEDLVSFHHRKDVISDIRFSPGTGKYLAVASGDSFVDIYNVMSSKRVGVCKGSLNSITHLDWDKRGKLLQVNTGAKEQLFFEAPRGKRQTIPSTEVEKIDWSTWTCVLGASCEGIWPVVSEVTEVTSACLTSDRKVLATGDDLGYVKLFRYPVKGKYAKFKRYVAHSTHVTNVRWTHDDGLLVTVGGGDTCLMIWSHEAEGHRVARHCDSEESDIESEDDGGYDSDVTRENEINYTIKALSTNVRPMTGVKPHMQLKEPSVDERPPVSRALPQPEKLQTNNVGKKKRPIEDLVLDLVFGYRGNDCRNNVHYLNDGADIIYHTASVGVVLNLTTACQSFYLEHSDDILCLTINQHPKFPNVVATGQVGDIGDMSATSPSIHVWDATSKQTLSVLRCFHSRGVCSVSFSATGKLLLSVGLDPEHTVTIWKWQEGAKVASRSGHTQRIFVAEFRPDSDTQFVSVGIKNVRFWTLAGRALLSKRGVMSSVEDARMQTMLSVAFGANNLTFTGTISGDVCVWKEHVLVRVVAKAHTGPVFTMYTTLRDGLIVTGGKERPSKEGGALKLWDQELKRCRAFRLETGQVIDCVRSVCRGKGKILVGTRNAEIIEVGEKNAACNILVNGHMDGPIWGVGAHPTRDVFLSAAEDGTVRLWDIPEKKMLNKVNLGHPARAVSYSPEGDMVAIGMKNGEFIILLVTSLKIWGKKRDRRSPIQDIRFSPDSRYLAVGSTESAVDFYDLTLGPQLNRINCCRDIPSFVMQMDFSADSCYVQISTGAYKRLVYEVPSGKQVTEQSVIDRITWATWTSVLGDEVVGIWSRNTDKADVTCACVSHSGLNIVTGDDFGMVKLLDFPCQEKFAKHKRFLGHSAHLTNIRFTSGDRFVISAGGDDRSLFVWRCVHAPH is encoded by the exons tctagctctccACCCGGAGCGCGTGCTGGTAGCGACAGGCCAGGTGGGGAAGGAGCCTTACATCTGTGTGTGGGACTCCTACACCGTCCAGACTGTGTCCATCCTGAAGGACGTCCACTCACACGGCATCGCCTGCTTGGCCTTCGACCTGGAGGGACAG TGTCTGGTCTCAGTGGGCCTCGACTCGAAGAACACTATATGTGTgtgggactggaggagaggaagagtccTGGCTGCTGCCCCTGGCCACACCGACCGG ATATTTGACATATCGTGGGATTTGTATCAGCCCAGCAAGCTTGTCAGCTGTGGTGTCAAACATATCAAG ttcTGGAGCTTGTGTGGCAACGCTCTGACCCCCAAACGAGGTGTCTTTGGCAAAACGGGAGACCTCCAGACAATCCTCTGCCTCGCCTGTGCCAAGGACGAGGTCACGTACTCTGGTGCCTTGAACGGAGACATCTACGTGTGGAAGGGCATCAATCTGCTGCGTACGGTCCAGGGAGCACACGGG tcaGGGATATTCAGCATGAACGCCTGTGAGGAGGGCTTCGCTACCGGGGGGCGCGACGGCTGTGTGCGTCTCTGGGACCTCAGCTTCAAACCCATCACTGTCATGGACCTCAAGGAGACAGATCAAGGATATAAAG ggctGTCGGTCCGCAGTGTGTGCTGGCGGGGGGACCACATCCTGGTGGGCACCCAGGACAGCGAGATCTTTGAGGTGGTGGTGCACGATCGCACCAAGCCTTTCCTCATCATGCAGGGTCACTGCGAGGGCGAGCTGTGGGCGCTCGCCGTCCACCCCACCAAGCCCCTGGCCATGACCGGCAGTGACGACCGCTCTGTCAG GATATGGAGTCTGATCGACCACGCGCTGATCGCTCGCTGCAACATGGAGGAGCCCATCCGCTGCGCTGCCGTGAGCACTGATGGGATCCACCTGGCTCTGGGCATGAAGGACGGCTCCTTCACCGTCCTCAGGGTCAG GGACATGACAGAGGTGGTCCACATCAAGGACAGGAAGGAGGCCATCCATGAGCTGAAGTACTCACCTGACGGAGCTCACCTGGCCGTGGGCTCCAACGACAACTCAGTGGACGTGTACGGGGTGGTGCAGAGGTACAAGAAGGTGGGGGAGTGCATCGGCTCCTGCAGCTTCATCACTCACATGGACTGGTCCACCGACAGCAAGTACCTGCAGACCAATGACGGCAGCGGCAGGAGACTCTTTTACAGGATGCCAA GCGGTAAGGAAATCGCCAACCGTGAGGATCTGAAGATGGTGCAGTGGTCGTCCTGGACGTGTGTGTTGGGTCCCGAGGTTAACGGGATCTGGCCTAAATACTCAGAGATCAACGACATCAACTCTGTGGATGCAAACTTCAATAACCAAGTTTTAGTGACGGCGGACGACTACGGATTAGTGAAACTTTTGCGATACCCGTGTATAAGAAAAG GTGCAAAATTTAAAAAGTATTTAGGTCACTCTGCCCATATAACCAACGCCAGGTGGTCACATGACTACCAGTGGGTGATAACCATTGGTGGAGCTGACCACTCTGTGTTCCAGTGGAAGTTTGTTCCGGAGAGAAAATCGAAAGAAGCGCTCCACATAGCACCTCAAG AGAGCCTGGCAGACTCCAACAGCGAGGAGTCGGACTCGGACCAGTCGGACGTGCCGGAGATGGACTCAGAGATCGAACAGGAGACGCAGCTCACGTACAGGAGACAG GTTTACAAAGAAGATCTACCTCAGCTCAAAGAGCAGTGCAGAGAGAAGCACCGAGCGCTGGCCATGAAGAAGAGGGAGCGGGCGCCAGGAAGTGGCGTCAAACTCCACTTCATCCATGG CTACAGAGGCTACGACTGCCGTAGCAACCTGTTCTACACTCAGACGGGGGAGATCGTGTACCACGTGGCGGCTGTGGGTGTGGTCTACAACCGGCAGCAGAACACCCAGCGCTTCTACATGTGCCACGACGACGACATCCTGTGCTTGGCCATCCACCCCCTCAAGGACTACGTCGCTACCGGCCAG gTTGGCAGAGACTCCTCCATTCACATATGGGACACGGAGGTTCTGAAGCCCATGTCAGTGTTGAAAGGATCCCACCAGCTGGGAGTGTGTGCACTGGACTTCTCAg CGGATGGTAAACGCCTGGCCTCTGTAGGACTGGATGACAACCACACCATTGTCCTGTGggactggaggaagggagagaagctcTCTGCCATAAG GGGAAGCAAGGATAAGATTTTCGTTGTTAAAATCAACCCATACATGGCAGACAAGCTCATCACAGCCGGCGTTAAGCACATGAAGTTTTGGCATAAAGCCG gtGGGGGTCTGATTGGTCGTAAGGGCAACATGGGGAAGACGGAGACCATGATGTGTGCGGTGTACGGCTGGACGGAGGAGACGGTGTTCTCGGGCACGTGCACTGGAGACATCTGCATCtggagagacatgttcctgGTGAAGACCGTGAAGGCCCACGACGGGCCCGTGTTCAGCATGCACGCCCTGGAGAAGGGCTTCGTGACCGGGGGAAAGGACGGCATCGTGGCTCTCTGGGACGACACCTTCGAGAGGTGCCTGAAGACCTACGCCATCAAGAGAGCCGTTCTGGCGCCCGGCTCCAAAG GGTTGCTGCTGGAGGATAACCCTTCCATACGGGCCATATCCCTGGGTCACGGTCATATCCTCGTGGGAACCAAGAACGGGGAGATACTGGAGGTGGATAAAAGCGGACCCATTACTCTCCTAGTCCAG ggccacATGGAGGGCGAGGTGTGGGGCCTGGccactcacccccacctcccgctGTGTGCCACCGTCAGCGACGACAAGACGCTGCGCATCTGGGACCTCTCCCCCAGTCACTGCATGCTGGCCGTACGCAAGCTCCGCAAGG gGGGGCGCTGTTGCTGCTTTTCCCCCGACGGCAAGGCCCTGGCCGTGGGCCTGAACGACGGCAGCTTCCTGATCGTCAACGCAGACACCCTGGAGGATCTGGTGTCCTTCCACCATCGCAAGGACGTCATCTCCGACATCCGGTTCTCTCCAG GCACTGGGAAGTACCTGGCGGTGGCGTCTGGCGACAGCTTCGTGGACATCTACAACGTGATGAGCAGTAAGAGGGTGGGCGTGTGCAAGGGGTCGCTCAACAGCATCACCCacctggactgggacaaaagaG GAAAATTACTGCAAGTCAACACCGGTGCTAAGGAGCAATTATTTTTTGAGGCGCCCCGCGGCAAGAGGCAGACTATTCCCTCAACGGAG gtggagaagatcgACTGGAGCACATGGACTTGTGTCTTGGGGGCGTCCTGTGAGGGCATCTGGCCTGTGGTCAGCGAGGTGACTGAGGTGACTTCCGCCTGCCTTACCAGCGACAGGAAGGTGCTAGCGACAGGGGACGACCTGGGATACGTCAAGCTGTTCAGGTACCCAGTCAAG GGGAAGTATGCAAAGTTCAAGCGCTACGTAGCTCACAGCACCCATGTGACCAACGTGCGGTGGACCCATGACGACGGTCTCCTGGTAACGGTTGGCGGCGGCGACACGTGCCTGATGATCTGGAGCCACGAGGCTGAGGGTCACCGCGTGGCCAGGCACTGTGACAGCGAGGAGTCGGACATCGAGAGTGAAGATGACGGGG GCTACGACAGCGACGTGACCAGGGAGAATGAGATCAACTACACCATCAAGGCCTTATCCACCAACGTGCGCCCCATGACCGGGGTGAAGCCTCACATGCAGCTGAAGGAGCCGTCTGTGGATGAGAG ACCTCCAGTCAGCAGGGCCCTGCCACAGCCAGAGAAGCTACAGACCAACAACGTGGGCAAGAAGAAGAGGCCCATTGAG GACCTGGTGCTGGATCTGGTTTTCGGTTACCGCGGCAACGACTGTCGCAACAACGTTCACTACCTGAATGATGGGGCGGATATCATCTACCATACAGCCTCAGTGGGGGTCGTCCTCAACCTGACGAcag CCTGCCAAAGCTTCTATCTAGAACATAGCGATGACATTCTGTGCCTGACTATCAATCAACACCCCAAGTTTCCCAACGTCGTGGCGACTGGCCAAGTAG GTGACATAGGGGACATGTCAG CTACATCTCCCTCTATTCACGTGTGGGACGCCACCAGCAAGCAGACGCTGTCCGTGCTGCGCTGCTTCCACTCCAGGGGGGTGTGCTCGGTCAGCTTCAGCGCCACGGGCAAGCTGCTTCTGTCGGTGGGTCTGGACCCCGAGCACACCGTCACCATCTGGAAGTGGCAGGAAG GTGCCAAAGTGGCCAGCCGCTCGGGCCACACCCAGAGGATATTCGTGGCCGAGTTCCGTCCGGACTCGGACACTCAGTTCGTGTCGGTGGGCATCAAGAACGTGCGGTTCTGGACACTGGCTGGCCGCGCCCTGCTGAGCAAGAGGGGGGTGATGAGCTCTGTCGAGGACGCTCGCATGCAGACCATGCTCTCTGTCGCGTTCGGAGCT aatAACTTGACATTTACAGGTACCATtagtggggatgtgtgtgtgtggaaggaacACGTTCTAGTGAGAGTAGTGGCCAAAGCCCACACAGGTCCTGTGTTCACCATGTACACCACGCTCAGAGACGGACTCATCGTCACCGGAGGCAAGGAGAGACC GTCGAAGGAAGGAGGAGCTCTGAAGCTGTGGGACCAGGAACTGAAGCGCTGCAGAGCCTTCAGACTGGAGACGGGACAGGTCATCGACTGTGTCCGCTCCGTGTGCAGGGGCAAG GGGAAGATCTTGGTTGGGACCAGGAACGCAGAGATCATCGAGGTGGGAGAGAAGAACGCAGCGTGCAACATCCTGGTGAACGGACACATGGACGGGCCCATCTGGGGCGTGGGGGCCCACCCCACCAGGGACGTCTTCCTGTCCGCTGCAGAAGATGGAACAGTCCGCCTGTGGGACATCCCAGAAAAG AAGATGCTCAACAAGGTGAACCTGGGCCACCCAGCGCGAGCCGTCAGCTATAGCCCTGAGGGGGACATGGTGGCCATTGGCATGAAGAACGGAGAGTTCATCATCCTGCTGGTGACCTCGCTCAAGATctgggggaagaagagagacagacgctCTCCCATCCAGGATATCAG GTTCAGTCCAGATTCTCGCTACTTGGCTGTGGGTTCTACCGAGAGCGCGGTCGACTTCTACGACCTGACTCTTGGGCCGCAGCTTAACCGTATTAACTGCTGCAGGGACATCCCCAGCTTTGTGATGCAGATGGATTTCTCAGCCGACAGCTGCTATGTCCAG ATTTCCACAGGTGCTTATAAACGGCTGGTGTACGAGGTGCCGTCTGGAAAACAGGTCACAGAGCAGTCGGTTATAGACAGGATTACATGGGCCACATGGACAAG TGTTCTGGGGGACGAGGTTGTGGGGATCTGGTCCAGGAACACGGACAAAGCCGATGTCACCTGCGCCTGTGTGTCCCACTCTGGCCTCAACATCGTCACTGGCGATGACTTTGGAATGGTAAAGCTGCTTGACTTTCCGTGTCAAGAAAAGTTT GCCAAACACAAACGCTTCCTGGGGCACTCTGCCCACTTAACCAACATCCGCTTCACGAGTGGGGATCGCTTCGTCATCAGTGCCGGGGGAGACGACAGGAG CCTGTTTGTCTGGAGGTGTGTTCACGCTCCTCACTAG